In the Pocillopora verrucosa isolate sample1 chromosome 4, ASM3666991v2, whole genome shotgun sequence genome, tgtcatttaagcCCGACAAAACGTTTTAAAAGATTTCTCATGGTTGCTGTGGTATGGGCGGTTCTTTTACTgttatttacacaaaaaaataagaaaaaaacacataTTTGTTATTCTAGGCAGAGTTACTTTTTATCTGTAATCATACCGCCCCCTGGAGCTCCCATTAGTAagataaatataaaaacaacCCATGTTGCCAAATTATAATGCTGAATTCAAGCTTTTCCCTTTCTATATAGGCTCAAAATTGAACGAGTCTAGAAATCAGGACCAATAGATCGAAGGATTTTGATAACTTTGCGTCACTCGCCACTTAAACGCGATATCGATTTGTGTTTGATAGGAGTGCGTAGGCTGTGGTTTAATTTCAGCCTTGCTGTTCaaatcgttttaaaaatttatttaaaatcatCAATCATACATTACTGTGTAGGGAAtcaagaaaactgaaatttgaagCTAGGATAGAAATTTGAACGAAACTTATACAGATTTAAACAGAAATCCTCTTTACTCTTCATGTACGAGACGTTTAGATCACTTtatataaaaatagatttattAGTAGTTACTATGAATCTGATCTATGAAAAGACCTATACTTTTTCTCGCACAAAGTCAGAGAAAACCCGTCttaatgacttttttttctcaataaaaacGTCTGCTAAAACGCCTCCTAAAATTACGATGGGATTCATGTTTTGAAACCGTTAGTGTTCGAATCAATATAATCAAACAGAGACAATGCTGAAAACCATCTGTTTTGCGCTGCTTCCTGAATAAAAAGGCGTATTTAATTGATAGTGCACTTCAATAGATAAATTAGAATGTAAGATTTCATAACAGGAAAAACGCTTTTGGAAAAGACTTTATAAACTTCTCAGGAAAAAGAACACATACTgagacaatgaaaaattgtaattttgctATACACAAAGATAAAGCCTTCTGAAACGCATAAATCTGTGACTGAGTTGTGGGCTACgttgtaattaaaattttttgaaggaATTTCAGCATGGAATGTTTTTCGTACTCATAAAGAGATTTATGATAAACGTGTCAACGATAAAGCCACTTTGTATCTGCGATGCCACTCCTTGCATAGTATAAATCAGGGTTTGTTCTTCCTAATTCTAAACCAGTTGGTCATCAACCTCatgaataatgatttttaaGTCTCAAAACTTCGATGgtaatgcagtttttttttaccttaataGCTTTTCGCACTTTTCTTGTCTAAAAAACAGCTAACGATTTTAATTTGAACCAATGATAAACTTCTTATATGTGTACATATAAACTCTCCCACCATATCCATATAAAACAGTGGCATCATATATTGTCCAGTGTGCGAAAATCTTCGAAGATCTTCGCGGTCTACACTGTGTAAGTACTCAGTACTAAGAGGACAAACTTAGTTTTATCGACTTAAGAGTTAAATAttccattttaatttattgttttcaatggACGGACGTGTATTTTTATCGCTACTGTTACAATAACTTTTATCTCTGTATTTTGGTTGTATGAATAGGGGCTGGACAGGCTTTCTTGTCTCTGTGGCTAAAAATCCTTATTTTTGAGACATTCTTTGACTGAACCAAGATATTTTACTTTGAGTCGTTCGTTAACTTCGCTGGTTGGGTGCATTATCTAGCTTGTGTTGTCAGTTAAGGCTGTTTCAATGAAGAAGATATTTTGGATCCAAAACGCTGTCAGAAATACATGATGCAAGCCCAGAAGTATTGCTGGATAAAATAGGAAAGCAATTACTGTAATTTGCTCGGGCCTGAGGCATAAAATGCTGAAAGTTTTCGTGATCTATTTGCActtaaaattgaatttctttaaaacatcAACACATTAGCAAACAGAGCTAAAGAACTAATGTTCGAAGTCACAAACTCTAGAAACGAGATTTAGCTAACAATTTTTGCGACTAACTGGTTTTCAAATGATCTCCGGTAGACGGATCATTGCCTAGATGAAAATTCAAgtcataaaaaggaaaatattcaaTCAGAAAGGCTAAACTGTAGAATACCCTGCTACTCACTGACATGTTATTGAATAAGAATGGTGTCTACTGTGTTGTGCCTCGTTCTTGAAAGCCTCACGTCACATCCAAATGAGGTGGACCAAAATGTCAGGGTATCCTGCAGTTACTCCCTGGGTTGTTCCGGTGATTGTTCCGGTAACTCTTGTctgaaatttagaatttttcgTCTGACAATTTTATGATTCAGCAGTGTTTTGAAGATAGTGTAATTTTTATATCCCGCGCGTAAAAACGTACAGTTTTTCAATACCGCACAGCTTGATTAATTGAATAATTTCACCATTTCAATTGTGTTTTTTGCATATGATGCTGTCGGCAAgagtcaaaattaaaatcaaacgAGTATTGTTCGAAAAGGGACTGAAATTAATATCGCCTCGGGAAACAATTTTCGGGCGTTTTGAACTCAAAACCATGGGAAGTCTTTTGATTCAAgcttgttaaagaaaaaaaattgttcgcTTAAATGGAGGCGAATAGGGGCTGGAATTTTGCAGACGTTTTTTATTGAGCACAAAAAAACATCAAGCTACACTTGGTTACAAACTCTGAGGTGTAATGACTCGCGGTTAATATCATATCGGAATTAAGATGCGATTAAAGCATATCTGTGGATATCAGGCAAACAATCAAAGCCATAACGTGAGGGTTGCCTAGCTCTAGCCTTGAGGTATCCCTTCGTTGGTGTGCTGCGATTGGTGTCGCTTCATTAAACTGGAGCCGTGATCGATGATTTTCACCTATAAACGTCAAGTTGAAGGGTTATTTCTTGTTGTAGTCTGACAGATGATTTCCTCCTGAACATCAATTCGTCACTTACTGTCCTTCAGTGCGGAACAATCACCGGAACAACTCACTAATAAACGATAATAAATTGATGTTATtgccaattttgttttctaaacaGGTCATTCATTTGTGAGCTGCTCGTATCAGGAGGTTACAGTCAAGAACCTTTGGCATTTTCTTGTCAGATTCACAAGCGTGAAGTTCATTGCAGAAGTGCTAAGGATTGCCGCGCAACTCTCCCTCAGCATTAAATCTCTTCACAGCCAGAGCACTCGAGTGGTATAAATGGAATATTTCACGATTTCTACACATATGAATCTCAGTTTGTGAAATCTGCAAGGCAGGATCTGAAATCCCGAAAAACATCAGCATTAAGAACTCCAGAGACTTTGCAACGTCTCTTGGTTACATTGCCGACAGTGCTTTGTTAAAAGAACGaatttttgccctttttttaGGCGAACAACGAATATCTTGCGAAGTGAAAGCCGAGCTTAGGTGGACCATTATCAGTTTGGTCAAGTATTTGGATTATTTCTTTGTACTGACCGAAAACTGATCGACACAGGACTGAGCTCTGAGCTAATAGTTTCATTTGTAATGGTCGATCTCTCTCACCACAACAAACTCGAGGTATTTCGTAAAAATTCGTAAATCTTCGTTGTCCTATCCGTCAAGTCAAGATGAATTTCTCGGTAACAAATCACTCTGCTACGCCAGTAGTGTTATTGTGGAGTCCTGGCTTTAAGTATTTCAGTGTGACACTTTATGTTGTTATAATCACCGTGGCATTCACTGGAAATCTGTTGGCTTGTCTCGCATTTATCTTGAGTGCAATCGTTCGCATCTCACCGACGaatcatttcatattttcgCTAGCTGTAAGTGATTTGCTTACCGCGTGCTTCGCAATGCCCTTCGATCTGGAACAGCTTTTAACCAATAATACTTGGTACCACGGAGAGCTCCTCTGCCAGATATGGACCACAGCGTACCTCCTCACTGTGCCCTCGTCTATTTGGAACCTTTTGGCTGTGAGCGTGGACCGCTACAAGAGCCTCAAGGACCCGCTGAACCGTTTTCGCCAGACTCCGTTCATGAGCCGTAAGCGCGCAGCTCTGGTGATCCTATGGCTGTGGATTTATTCAGGGCTTTTTGCGCTTGCACCAGTTTTAGGCTGGAAACGGGTTCCTCAAAGCCTAACTGCGGTCGGTTTTTGTGACTTCAACATAACTACAGAATATTCTTTGTTGAGCTCCTCCGTGAATTTCATCTTGCCAACCGTGTTTATGTGCGGGCTGTACTGGCGAATCTACAAAATTGCGAGTGGTCTTAGCAAACAGGAGGTGCTAGATCCTTTGCAGAATTCACCTGACATTGGAAGAAAGTCGGCCAAGAGCCTGAAACGGCGGATAACGACAACAAAGAATATCCTTATCCTTGCCTGCGCATTTTTCTTCTGTTGGATGCCGCATACTGTTCTCAGCATCGTCGCGACAATCATGCTCATGGCATGTCAGTCATGTATACTAGCCATCCCCAGAGAACTGTACATTGTCTTTCTTATGCTAGGATACTCAAGCTCAGCTTTGAATCCTTATCTCTATGCGTTAAGGAATAAGCAGTTTAGGAACGCCTTATCCAGGCTTGCTCCCGCGTTCCGTTGCAAGGTTACTCCGCGGATACCTTCAACTCTTACAACTGGAAACCAAAAGTGCAGAAAGTTACTGGGTAACAACAGTACAGGACAGAGCACGCTAACCCGAACCACCACTTTGTAAACTGGGCTGCCTGTGCTGAGTTTGGATTTAACCATTTTCTCGGTAACTGTTTAGTTCTAAAGCTGCCTGCTAAGGTTTTAGTTTAGTTCATAAATGAAAGAGGTATTATTCGAAAAATTGTACCCTTATTTTAATTAAGTAACATTCAAAGAGCGTCAACTATGTGGAATTCACGAGCGCTTCATATAATTTATGGAAACAATACTATATACAATCATTTCAAACTATTATCTCGGGCAACTTACAGAATGGATGTatctttaaaaactgaaaatataaccctaaaaaaaatggcaaacacTCATTACTCAATCGCGTTAGCGACTTCCACGGTATTTCAGTTTGAACGTCACGTAAAGATATTCAGGTCTGGGTTGTTCGTGACCCGATAAACATAAATCCAGGCCTGAATCAACATCGTGAGGAAAATGATTAAACGTTTCATTTTATCTACAAAACCACGAtggacaacaatttttttatgacATCAACCCCAAGATGACTGCGTATACAAAACCCATAGGTTGCCATGACAATCAAACCAGTATTAGAGCGAATCTTGCTTCGAACGACACAGTCAAGGAGAAAGAGATCAACGGAATACTTGGAaagttgaagttttttttttttaggaggaaaaatttgaaaggtgTGTTTTACgctaatttttccttttaggTTCAGTACTATCTACTGTGTTATTTATTATGTTAAAAACCACTCAGCACTGTCCTATTTTTAGTGAATCAAGGAGAAAGTTTATAAACAAACGCTGAGAGTTGAATAATTGTTGTCGCTTTGAAATGACACCAAATCCACAGAAGACAATATTGTcatagaaacaaaaattaatggtGAAAGCGCTCATAAATCAAATGTTAGAAATTGAACAAGCTTTGATGACCATTGGGAGAGAGATTGCAAAGCAATTTCATTCTAAAagcaaaaatcaaaacacattaaaatattttgaaagttttgtaaAATGTCGCGCACAAAAGCTTTCCCAACGATTCTTCAAATTATCCCATCGTTTCGTTTCATATAAATTATGCAATATGAAACTTTGCATAGATAAAACGAAAGCGGTTTCTGTTTAACTTTGTTTGATATTTGGAGTCAGAAGTCTTTTTGGATAAGCTTGAGTGTTTTTTGCTTCAGCCATCTAAAAATTGCTTTAATAGCATGTTATAGCTGTCGAGATAATCTCACTGGTAAATATTTCTGCTTAGGTCGTATGAAAGATGAAAGATGTCAGTCAAAATTAGAGAGATGATGCGTAAATAATTCTAGAGTAGTGACCTTTGAACTGCTGTAGCTTTGACAACAAACTAGTAACAGCTTAATTCCCAACTATGACTGTATCGTGAGGAAAATATGTTATATATTGAAGTTACATCCACTATATTTCCTAGACTTGACATTACCCACCGTCCAAGATCCGAAGAAAATTCATCAAACAATGGCAATATAGCTTAGCAATCTTAAAACTGTttagtgaaaaagaaaaaaatgtaatatcaGTTGCACTCCTGGCGCCAGTTAATGGCAACGGTCGTAATAAAAGCTGATGTCGGCCTTCTGTTGATAATGCACGTCTTACAAATTTCTGTTTAGCCTCGTTTTAGATTTAACCGTTCAGGAACCTTTTTTATTGGGTTAAATGAAAGGATTTCCGCATCCTCTCCTTAAGTTGTTTAGTCATCCAGTGCTCTTATTAAAGTATTTCAACTAAAAGCGGAAGAATATGTATCACAAAAAATCTTCTGAAGTATAAAGTACAAAAGAATTTGAACCACAGATGTTATATCACTTTTGAATGAGGGTTGAATTGAACCAATATTGATTGTGTCACGGAATACGTTTCGGTAAGAGTGTCTTAAACTGTCCGAAAGATAAACAAGCTCTGCCCTGTTGGGAACCTGAAAAATTTTGGGGCAACTTTCGTGAAGAGTAGAGGAATCTCAAACAACCAAGACAACTGACTGCAACCAGTCTTTCCATCTTGTTGTTCGAAAAACATAAGAACTTGCCAGTTTTAGTCACTTAAGGAAGATATTGTTATTGTATAAGGGCAAAGTacagaaattatttcttttttagcGAGCTGTGCGCTTTTACCAACGCAATGAGTGATCAAAAGAGAGATTAAAAGTGGCCAAAAAATACGTTTTAATTTCTGCAGAGGTACGCACGCTTTTGAGGATACAAATAGAAAGTGACTTCAGTCTAACTGTTTATGGCATTCATTCTTGAGAACAAAGGAACTCTGAAGAGTGCTCTCACGTAATGGAATCTGATCATTAATTAGAAGAGCAGAGTATAACAATGCATTCCCATTTACTCGCATTATATCGCGCTGTTATCGTGTCCTTCACAACACTCTACAGCTGCGCTCGCAcgatttgggaaaaaaaaatgagcagcTTTACGACCAACGCTTCGGATGAAGCTCATAATACCACATCGAAATCCCCAGTGGGACCTCAGGGATATTTGAACTTTTCTAAGGAATTCACCGTATTCATTGTGACTgcttttattgttatcatgGTGGCGGCGATCATTGGTAACACTCTGGTTTGCACCGCGACACTTTTCAGCCCAAGCTTGCGAAAAGCTACCACAAGTCTTTTTATCGTATCTCTGGCCGTGTCTGATCTTCTTGCAGCCATGTTAGTGGTTCCATTCGACGTCTATGTCATTCTCAACAACGGGTTGTGGTTTCATGGAGAAGCAGCCTGTAAACTTTGGACCACCACCTACCTGCTGACTGTTCCTGCCTCGAATCTCACTCTGTTGGGCTTGAGTATCGATCGGTACCTCACCTTAAGCCAGCCTCTGAAACAGTTCCGCAGCGGAAAGGAAACGACTAGAAGTCGCATCGTCGGCTGCATGACAGCTCTGTGGGTGTATTCCCTCGGTTTCTCCATTTTGCCTATGACGGGTTGGACATTATGGCGTTTTAGGACGAAAAGCGTCAACGGTAGTATATGTTTCTTCAACGGTTCTCACCTATACAGTGTCTTAGTGTCTGTGCTGCACTTCATTGTTCCTTCATTGGCTATGTGCGTGGTTTATATCATGATCTATGGCCAGATCCGTCGCCACACTAGAGCTGTTCGACCTATTGATTCCCCAGTGGCGCATAACACCCAAGCAAACCTCCTGCTTCAAAGGAACATCAGAGCAGCTAAGCGGATTGCGGTGATTGTAAGCGTTTTCTTACTGTGCTGGTTGCCTTACAGCATCCTCAGCATCATTGGTAACCTGTGTCACGAATGTCTCCTTAACATACCGCAAGAAGCCTTTTACGTCACCCTCATGACGGGCTACCTAAATTCTGCTTTAAACCCTGTTCTTTACTCATTCAACAACAGAAACTTTATGGACTCTTACAGAAGATTATTCAGAGCGGTCAGACGTGGACTGGGCAGAGTAGGTAGTCTGAAATAAGAGATATTCCTTAATGAAGAAGGATAGTTTAACTGGTTTTTTACtcagtctttttaattttcattcataaGTGGATTGCAAAGAATTTGCTGAACAAAGTGAGAGAGATATTCCTCGATCCAAATGGAGAGTCAGGCGACTCTCTGAATAGCATTTTTTCGTATTCTCTCACCGGTTTTAAAACATCTGCGCGATAAGTTGAAAGGTGTTGGTTCTTACTTCAAGATTACAGTGCGGTAGGTATACCCATTGACTAGTAAGCATCacaaatttttacttaacaGTCTCTTGCGGCAAATTAAAGGTCGCATATCACCATAAAAGCAACGGAAGTAACAACTCCATCTCCAACAATATTAATAAAGATATACCTATAttgtttcattgtttctttcaCGAAGATTTTAGAAGAGAGCGCTCTGGGACtgacaagaaagaaaatcacgTTATCGAAAAAAATTGTCTCGATCACCTTGTAAAAAGGAGTGGAAACAGGAATGACACAGAATCTGCCAGCCATGCAAAATCTGTCCTGTAATCGGCATTGTTTATAAATACGTACTTACTCATCAATCGCCTGACTACACTCTAAGATTGCAATTAAATGACACGGCTCTTTTTTCCGAGGAGCCAAATAGACAACAAGCGTATGTTCGTGTACTTTgtaagatatttttcttttttttttttgttttttttttgttttcataaaaagtATTCTTTTAGGAATGGTACACTGTAACAAAAGGTTGAACTTGTCTTTAATATTTCATTGACAAACAGTGTAAAGACGTGTGTTAGTTTTGATATTGGACCCAACATTCCCATATTTATCGTAAAACATGAAGTCATTTTCAAAAAGTGACACaaacatattttatttaaagtgtATGAGTGTAAGAACCTTAGCTTTTAGGCTAGAATTATCTCTAAAATATGTACAAAAAACTTAGAAATGTCTGGTTGTCAAGGATAGATTGTCCAGTTCCGAGTCTGTTTGCGTTTAATAAAAACGACGGAATGATTGTCAGTCaagattgaaaaattttaaaatttatttccttctaATTATCCTTTCTCAGTTCTTGAAGTTTAATAGGTATGGTTCTGCGTTTTGAAAATTCCATGATGTTTTCCACTAAACAATATTAATGTTTGTCATGATATCTCTTTCGATTACGTCAAGTTGTGATGAATCAACGCGAAAGCAGAAAGAAATTCGTGTTTACAGTAGAAGCTGTTACCAATAtcggaattgaaatatgaaataaatcgATTGCCTATATTGTGCattagttttcaataaaaacaaagagcTTTCGATCCTTTTCTTGACTCTTACAATGTCACTTAGGAAGTCCAACCCTTCTTTATTCACTCTAATTATTGGATTAGAAGAAAAGTCTTGTGTCAAATAGTTCTCTTAAGTTACTTGTAGATCCTTGCATTTTTACAGGATAATAATTCCGTAGCCGATGAGAATCTATCATAGCTTGGCTTCGAAAATAAGCAATGGAACTTCCTTACGCGACCTGCGTTGGCGGGTTGAATTGAATCACCCACGATTGGTTACCTGACCTACGACATCTACTAAAGTCAAAAGTCTTCGCAGAGATATTCTAGCACCGTCTGCCCCTCTATCCGGGTGGCCTTTTGCGGAAACCCACCTAAAGAATCCGCAAAACATTAATGAGTGAATATTCCATTTAAACATctgactttttttgtttgtttgtttgtttgtttttattaagcGTTAAAGCCCCATATATTGGACGTTGTGTAAAAATTTTCACACCACTGTAATCCTTATGTTTAGGTTTTGGTTGGTGGCGGGGATTCCTAGTATCAAATCCATGAGGTTTAAGATGCAAATAGGCCAGCCAGGTTTGTTTAGAGGTCACGACCTGTGCTCGTTTACAgagatcttttaaaaatttggtttgatgTCACAGATCATTAATCACTCTGAAAGTTATCGGTTCGTTGTTAACCTCAAACTATCATGCTGAATTTTTACGCCTTCAGATGAAAGATAAGTTTGAAGCTAGAAACTAATGTAATCGCAGTGTtcagaaagtttttaaaatgaactgtgttaaaaaaaaaaagcatactGACCTGCCACATACAGATCTGACCTTAACCAGCAGCCTTAAAAGTTTTGAACATCTGAAGTTGGTGCTTATATCAAATGATGCTGTCAGTCGTCGGAATTATAGCAGTAGCCCTTCATGACCTCCGAACATATGGAAGAGACAATGCCAAGCTAAAATTTGCTTGGGATCCCTTCCAGATGCCAAAGATACCTTTTCACAATGGAAATAATATTTTCCAGTTTCCTTGTCTTTGTACGCCAATCGGAGAGGCTAGTAAAGTAAATTACTCTTCTTAAAAATAACGATTCTGTATATCGATGAGAAGATCGATCATTAATTAAGGAATGAGGAGATTAGAGAAGCTTCTTTAGCATTTGCCAACTGCAAAAGGCTCCTTGAATTTCAGAATCACTTTCCTTAACCGGTTTTTAATGGTTTTACTTCTGATTTTCCGTGAAGAAGTGATTCTGGGGCGTCTTGATCCTTGTCtagttttctaaatttattttttaagttgtcCTTGGCGATCAACAGAACATAAACTATGTGCCCGTCAGTTTGCAGGGCTACTCTTACATTCAAAGACCGATCCAGCAGACAAATTGCATGAAAAGTGTTACGAACatttaattgaaatgtttctttattAAATCCATAGCTTTATCCTTTCTTACCTGCCTGCTAGGTTTCGATCCGAGTTTAAAAAGTTAATGGCTTAAATCCAAGATTTTCCGTGATAAAGTCGCATTTTCGTCCGTGGTCGAAAAGTAAGGAGTGGGCCGATACCGATATCTGATACGACAACCATATGAGAATCCACTTAAAGCTTTTCTCCTCCGCCGGGATCCTGCGTTCTTCTGGTTACCATGATTTTGTGGACAAATGTGGATaataaattgcaatttttaacttgtttgtctGTGATTTTCACGAGATGTCAGAGCACTGAACTGCAATTACTAATGACCTTGCGAGACAACCTTGTGTTTGGTAGGAAGGTCAAGTGACTTGCTTGCAAACTCAAGTATGCATATCGAtattcaaggaaagaaaagttgGTTTTGTACTCAGTATCGCATCGGCTTACAAAAAAACGATATCAGCCAACCTTCATCGAGAAAGACGGGAAgtgacaaaaatatttgatgttaGTCGACAAGTTCCTTTCCATCGTTCACACAAACTGACGACTGCTCTCTTAAAGATTTCACGAACGACACTTTCGGTTTTTCAGGAAGTTCATATTAAATTAAACAGTTTCGAAACTATAGTAAAATAACATCCACTAAAAGTGTTAAAGTATTCGTTTATCCACGTGATGACAACATTATTTAACACAGAACGCCACAAGCATTCAAGTGAATTGTCCTCTTTGCTTCGGTGGCCGCTGTTGATAATTCACCATGGAATTTCCGCTTGTTATTGCCATTGCCTTCGGAATAATTGCTCAATCAATGGAAGGTAAGACAAGGACTATTCGAAGtacaatataattttttctgaTCAAAATGCATATTTACGATCTGCGCAGTTTCAGCGAGTTAAACCGGCAACCATTTTTAACAGTGTTCGATATATGAAAACTCATAATATAAAGTTTATACAAATGATGCTGCCATTACGACAGAGTTCAGCGAGAACGATATTTTAGACAAATCGATTTGCTATTTCAGAAATACACGAATACTTGAATTGCGAAAACATCTTTTCAGCTCGTCCGGTTACCACTCAGAGAAAGCGGAATGGTATTTTGAGCTGTTTTCACAGTTGGCAAACCAGTTTAAAAGTGTAAAAATTTTATTGGACatgtatttcctttaaaaaattataaccgAGGAACATCTACACATTTATGTTTGATAATAAAAGTTAGCGAAATGAAATTGTGCCGTTTCGAAGCTACCATGTAAAAATGACACTGAGTTTAGTTTCGAATTTTAAGACAATGCAATATAACAgcaatgtaaattttctttcgaCTGTGTCAGTGTGTGCTGTATATCATTTTATATGAATACTATTGCGTTTCTGGTTTGGCTTTTCAATCACGGTTTTACGGCATTTGATGGACTACACGCTTTCTTTAAttcataacaaagaaaaacctttttggCACTTCTGGGATGGAAAAATGGTGAACTAATCCTAAAACTACATCCTCGCCGTTCTGCTCATGAAGACGACTTGAAGTATGAGGCTATAAAATCTCGATCACGCGCATcgtattttcaaaatttaagctCAGTTGTTCCCCATTTTGGTGCATTAAGTACGCTGAGAGAAACTCTGCTAAGATCTCATAACTATGGTTTCGATCTAAAGCAAACGATTCGGACCGTTTCCGAGACGTCCTCTTTACTTAATAGGGAAATCTTGACAGCTTCAAGTCGAAACGAAAC is a window encoding:
- the LOC131796111 gene encoding octopamine receptor beta-2R-like; translation: MHSHLLALYRAVIVSFTTLYSCARTIWEKKMSSFTTNASDEAHNTTSKSPVGPQGYLNFSKEFTVFIVTAFIVIMVAAIIGNTLVCTATLFSPSLRKATTSLFIVSLAVSDLLAAMLVVPFDVYVILNNGLWFHGEAACKLWTTTYLLTVPASNLTLLGLSIDRYLTLSQPLKQFRSGKETTRSRIVGCMTALWVYSLGFSILPMTGWTLWRFRTKSVNGSICFFNGSHLYSVLVSVLHFIVPSLAMCVVYIMIYGQIRRHTRAVRPIDSPVAHNTQANLLLQRNIRAAKRIAVIVSVFLLCWLPYSILSIIGNLCHECLLNIPQEAFYVTLMTGYLNSALNPVLYSFNNRNFMDSYRRLFRAVRRGLGRVGSLK